From a single Candidatus Bathyarchaeia archaeon genomic region:
- a CDS encoding aldehyde ferredoxin oxidoreductase family protein: protein MVGGYAGKILRVNLSTKEFRVEYLDLSLARGLLGCLGIASKIMLEEVDPGVDPFRPENKLIFLTGVLTGSMAPSACKSIVVSRSPLTNIWGESVFSANTGIELKRAGYDMIIIDGAADKPVYLWIHDGDIDIRDASGFWGMDTYTTCEAIKKDLNEKKAAVVCIGMAGEKLVRLSSIISDNGRAAGRCGLGAVMGSKRLKAIAALGSRTIEVANPDLLNDLRKEIVNITRERLKALSDYGTARGVVAFEEMGNLPIKNWTKGSFPGVEKISGVRMAETILVGKKACFACHIACGRYIRISEGPYAPLEGYGPEYETVAAFGPLCMNDNLEAIVKANDLCNRFGLDTISTGATIAFAMECYERGIITKDDTGGIDLRWGDPDIIIKMVELIGRREGIGAILGEGSMRAAEKIGKGADKYAMHVKGLEIPMHSPYRFKELGLQYAVSERGACHLRGLSMIPARGTLLPEIGLDKQVNGFTIKGKARIVKIMQDICRVIDALGLCKFVYLSGGVSLIKLSQLYTAVTGWETTLNELMRAGERIWILQRIFNVRMGVRRKDDTLPKRFLEEPLNEGAAKGQIVELEPMLNEFYAERGLDHEGRPKKENVLKLGLDFAVKYIAW from the coding sequence ATGGTTGGCGGATATGCTGGTAAAATTCTGAGAGTTAATCTTTCTACTAAAGAATTTCGTGTAGAATATTTAGATCTCTCACTGGCGAGGGGTTTGCTTGGCTGTTTGGGTATCGCCTCTAAGATTATGCTTGAAGAAGTAGATCCAGGTGTAGATCCATTTAGGCCGGAAAATAAACTGATCTTCTTAACAGGAGTTCTGACCGGCTCCATGGCTCCATCAGCATGTAAATCCATTGTCGTATCAAGGTCCCCTTTAACGAATATTTGGGGCGAGTCTGTTTTCTCAGCCAATACTGGGATCGAGCTCAAGCGGGCCGGGTACGATATGATTATAATTGATGGAGCGGCGGATAAGCCGGTCTACCTGTGGATACATGATGGTGACATTGATATTAGAGATGCAAGCGGCTTCTGGGGCATGGATACATACACAACCTGTGAAGCCATTAAGAAGGACTTGAACGAGAAGAAGGCTGCTGTTGTATGTATTGGTATGGCTGGCGAGAAGCTCGTTAGATTATCCTCTATTATAAGTGACAATGGCAGGGCGGCGGGACGGTGCGGTCTAGGCGCTGTAATGGGTTCAAAGAGGTTAAAGGCTATAGCTGCTCTAGGCTCTAGAACCATAGAAGTTGCTAACCCAGACCTCCTTAATGATCTGAGGAAGGAGATAGTGAATATTACAAGGGAGCGTTTAAAAGCTCTCTCAGATTATGGAACCGCTAGAGGTGTTGTGGCGTTTGAGGAGATGGGGAATTTACCAATAAAGAATTGGACGAAAGGCAGTTTTCCAGGAGTCGAGAAAATATCGGGTGTGAGAATGGCTGAGACGATTTTAGTAGGTAAGAAAGCCTGTTTTGCATGTCATATAGCTTGTGGGAGATATATTAGGATAAGTGAGGGGCCGTATGCCCCCCTTGAGGGTTATGGCCCGGAGTATGAGACCGTAGCTGCTTTTGGGCCTCTCTGCATGAACGATAATTTAGAGGCTATAGTGAAAGCAAATGACCTATGTAATAGGTTTGGGCTAGATACAATATCTACTGGTGCAACAATAGCTTTTGCAATGGAATGCTACGAGAGAGGCATAATAACTAAAGATGATACTGGAGGGATTGATCTTAGGTGGGGAGACCCGGACATAATAATTAAAATGGTTGAGCTTATAGGTCGGAGAGAGGGTATCGGCGCCATATTGGGTGAGGGATCTATGAGGGCTGCCGAGAAGATAGGTAAGGGCGCTGATAAATACGCTATGCACGTCAAGGGACTTGAAATTCCGATGCACAGCCCATATCGGTTTAAAGAATTGGGGCTACAGTACGCCGTATCTGAGAGGGGAGCCTGTCATCTAAGAGGACTCTCCATGATTCCAGCTAGAGGAACCCTTCTTCCAGAGATAGGGCTTGATAAGCAGGTTAACGGATTCACAATTAAAGGGAAGGCCCGCATAGTTAAGATTATGCAGGATATATGCCGCGTGATAGATGCGCTGGGGCTGTGCAAGTTTGTTTATCTCTCTGGTGGGGTGTCGTTGATAAAACTTTCTCAACTTTACACTGCTGTGACCGGATGGGAGACAACACTGAATGAATTAATGAGAGCTGGGGAGAGGATATGGATCCTTCAGAGAATCTTTAACGTGAGAATGGGCGTAAGACGAAAAGATGATACATTACCTAAAAGGTTCCTTGAGGAGCCCCTAAATGAGGGGGCGGCTAAGGGGCAGATTGTTGAGCTGGAGCCCATGCTCAACGAGTTTTACGCAGAAAGGGGATTAGACCATGAGGGTAGACCGAAGAAGGAAAATGTCCTCAAATTGGGCTTAGATTTCGCCGTTAAATATATTGCTTGGTGA